A segment of the Mycobacterium intracellulare ATCC 13950 genome:
AACCGGTCTGGTGGAACGAGCAGGCGCCGGATAAGGGCGGGTTCGGCGACGGCGGCTACTGGGCGGTGACCAAGCATCGCGACATCCGCGACGTCTCGCTGCGCAGCGACGTGTTCTCGTCGGCCGCCAAGTCGATCGTGCCGCGTTACCGGGAAGACTTGGCGGCCGGGCAGATTGAGGCGGGCCGGGCGTCGATGATCATGATGGACGACCCCGAGCACAGCCGGTTGCGCAGGATCGTGTCGCGGGCCTTTACACCGCGCGCGGTCGAGCGGCTGCGCGCCGAACTGTCCGAGCGGGCCCGGTGCATCGTCACCGAGGCCGCGGCGGCGGGGTCGGGCGACTTCGTCCGCCAGGTGGCCTGCGAGTTGCCGCTGCAGGCCATCTCCGCGCTGCTCGGGGTTCCGCATGAGGACTACGACAAGCTGTTCGACTGGACCAACAACATGATCGGCAGCGACGATCCGGAATTCGCCGGCAACGACGCGCTGACCTCGGCCGGCGAATTGATGTGGTACGCCATGCAATTGGCGGCGCGCAAGGCCGAAGAACCTGGCGACGATATCGTCACCACCCTGATTCAGGCCGATGCCGACGGCCAGCGCCTGTCGGAGGCCGAGTTCGG
Coding sequences within it:
- a CDS encoding cytochrome P450 yields the protein MATPNLPPGFDFTDPDIYAHRLPVREFAELRATEPVWWNEQAPDKGGFGDGGYWAVTKHRDIRDVSLRSDVFSSAAKSIVPRYREDLAAGQIEAGRASMIMMDDPEHSRLRRIVSRAFTPRAVERLRAELSERARCIVTEAAAAGSGDFVRQVACELPLQAISALLGVPHEDYDKLFDWTNNMIGSDDPEFAGNDALTSAGELMWYAMQLAARKAEEPGDDIVTTLIQADADGQRLSEAEFGMFVVTLAVAGNETTRNSITQGMMAFTDYPVQWELFKARRPKTAADEIIRWATPITAFQRTAREDTELGGVAIREGQRVVLFYRSANFDEEVFDDPFTFDILRSPNPHLGFGGTGAHYCIGANLARMTIDVMFNALADRLPDLAPLGNPERLRSSFINGIKHWPVDYRGGHPVAS